Part of the Natronogracilivirga saccharolytica genome is shown below.
GCAGGCCCAGTGCCATGGCAAACCAGGGCTCATCGCGGTATTCGGCGATGGCGTCAAAAAATGGTTTTCCAAGACAGATCAGCCCGATCATGGCTTTGACGTTGTCCATGTCACTAACCAGTCCGCCTGAAAGCTTCCCTTAACTAGCTACGGTTAAAACTAAGGATTTATAAGAAAGATTTTCGTCTTTTTGCAGGGTTGGAAAGTCGCCTGGGCCCAGGCGACTTTCCAAAAACCTGACCGGCGGCCGGTACCCCAGTGAACTGTGAGGACGCACGTTATTATAGATCCACATCCAGGCCAGAGTCAGCATGCGCGCTTGATCCAGAGTCTCAAAAGCAAAATTATCCAACACCTCGGTGCGATAGGTCCGGTTGAACCGCTCAATATAGCCATTTTGCGAGGGTTTACCCGCTTGAATATACACCAGCTCAATACCATGGTTCTCACCCCACTGCTGAAGTACGTCAGACAAAAATTCCGGACCATTGTCCACACGAAGTCTTTCCGGCGTGCCCCGCCAGCCGATCAGCTTGTCCAGTTCGCGCTTTACGCGTTTGCCGTTAATGCTCGTGTCCAAAGTGATATTCAGAGACTCCCGGTTGTAATCATCTATGATGTTGAAGGTTCGAAAACGGCGACCGCACTCAAGACCATCGCTCATGAAGTCCATGCTCCAGGTCATGTTTAGCTCTAACGGCTGCACCAAGGGCTCTTTGATGCGCGCCGGGAGGCGTTTCTTGTACTTGCGACGCAGATTCAATCCCATCTCGGTGTAGATTCGGTATACCCGCTTATGATTCCAGCGATGATGATTTTCCCGTAAATGGTAGTGCATCATCCAGAAACCCCACTGGCTGTGAAGCTCGGCCAATTCTGCGAGTTTGTCTCGTATTTCAGCGTCTTCAGGCTTGCGTTTGGCCTTGTAGTAATAAACCGAGGTGCTCAGGGCAAACAAAATGCACGCTTGCCGCAGGCTCATTTTGTGTTCGGTACGGGCGTAATCGACCAGCTCCCGTTTTTCAGCTGGTCTCAGAGCTTTTTTTCGATGACATACATCCTTGAGCACATGGTTCTGATGAGCCAGCTCGGCATACATCTTCTTGTACTGACTGAGCTCGTTTTCCATGTCTTTGAGCTTTTTGAGCTGATTGGGCTGCATGCCGCCATATTTGCTCTTCCAGTTGTAGAAGGCCGCCTGGCTGATCCCATGCTCACGGCACAAATCCGAGACCTTGCGGCCTTTCTCGTTCTCAGAGAGCATGTTGAGTATCTGAGTTTCGCTGTGTTTTGACTTTTTCATAGTACCCCAATGTACGGTTTTTTTCTATTTATGTGTGTTTCGATTATTGGGGAAGCTTTCACGCCGTTGCGTCGTTTTGGGCAGACGCTGGCCAGATGATTGGCCAGCTTTTTCTCGTCAAGTGCCTGTCCGACAAAAGCAAGGCCGACATGGGAAGTGATGGGCGTGGAGGTAAGTTCAAAATGGAATTTGGACATGGCAATAGCGATTCTAGTCCGTGTTTTCACCCGTTAGGTGAAGATACGAATATCGCTAAACACATGGTATAATTGATTTTATGAATATTTTAAACCAACAACTCACAGATTAAGGTATTATATATCATGGATATCTTATTGAATTCATAAGCTTAGCGGTCTTTTATATTTATATATAATTGGAATCAGTAGTGTCCGGTTAAACTAATTTTATGTTCTTGTAAATTACTGCAGTACAATGGAATACATGCTGTTGAGATTTTTTTGGACTTGAACTCGTAGTTTGCTCGAGTCAATAAGGTCCAAAACAGATAAATACAACATAATTTATGTATTCCGGTAAAACAATCTTTGCTCAACTTATGGATGTTGTTCCCAAATACGAATTCCAGAAAATTGTGAAACGTCACAAAGGAAATAACCGTGTTCGTAAACTCACGTGTCGGGAACAATTCATCTGTATGTGTTTCGGTCAACTTACTTTCCGTGATAGTCTTCGCGACATAACGACGACATTGAATGCCCTTGATGGCAAGCGCTATCACATGGGTCTGAGCCATAAGGTCCCGCTGAGCACTCTTTCCGATGCCAATAGCAATCGGCCTTGGCAGATGTATCAGGATTTGGCGTTGGTACTCATAGAACATGCCCGCAAGCTGTACGGCAAAGATCAGCCTGGACTGGAAAAAGCCAAACAGGTTTTTGCCCTGGACTCCACAACCATCGATCTGTGTTTGTCGCTGTTTCCCTGGGCACAGTTCCACCATGGCAAAGGAGCTATTAAAATGCATGCACTCATGGACTTGCAGGGATCTATACCCGTATTCATTCACATTACTGACGGGCGGGTGCATGATGTGAATATCCTGGATGACATAGCGATTCAGCCCGGGGCTATCTACATCATGGATCGGGGATACATAGACTTCACCCGCCTGTTCAAAATTCACCGGCAAGGTGGGAAGTTCGTCATCCGGGCTAAGAAAAATCTGAAATTTTACCGTAAGAATTCCATTCCCGTTAAGATCCAACAAGGTCTGAAATGCGACCAATCTATTCGCCTGATCTCGCCCAAAACCAGAACAGAATATCCGGAGATCTTGCGCAGGGTACACGTGATCGACAAAGAGAACAATCAGGATATCGTCATACTTACCAACATAGAATCTGCTACTGCCGAACAGGTTGCCGCGTATTACAAACAACGCTGGCAGATCGAATTGTTCTTTAAATGGATCAAGCAGAACCTTCGAATTAAAGCCTTCTATGGGAACAGTATCAACGCCGTAAAGACCCAGATCTGGACGGCCGTTTGTACCTATATGATCCTGATAATTATCCATAAAAGGTTTGAATTAAGCGTTACATTGCACACAATGATGCAAGTGCTGAGTGTTTCATTATTGGAGTATATGACGTTTAAAGAGCTGTTTTTGAACCCCAAACTCACGGAAAGCATGGCATCAAATGCTAACCAATTGGGGCTCTTTGACTTTTAACCGGACACTACTGAATTGGAATATAAGTTATATATGATTCTACAATTGTGACATGTTGTATTTATGATTTACATCATTAAATGAATGCATATATTCAGGTGGTCTAAATAAATCGCTTCCGTTACATTTAATATTTTTAATGATTTTCTTTAAGAGTATGCTGAAGCACTTTTCTTAATATTGTACTAGATGTGTTCTCTGTATATGGAAAATAAACAATTTCAACTCCTCGCTTAGCAAACTTATTTTCCAGATTATTCCATTTGTCAGTACCTTTCCAGTCACTACCAACAAACATTTTATGAAATTTTATTTCTTCCCACGCTTTAAGCTTATCCATATTAACTTGAGCCACTACTTGGTCAACATGAGAAATGTTTTTTACAATCTCAAGTCTCTCTTCAAAGGGTATAACTGGTTTTTTCCCTTTGCGCTCTTTTGCAAGTCTATCCGTTGTAACTCCAACTACTAAATAATCACACTGAGATTTTGATTTTTTTAGGATGTTTAGATGACCAATATGAAAAAGATCAAAAACTCCAGTGGTATACCCTATTATCATAATGATTTTCTTTCAAGTTCTCGTTAATATCCTATATGTGAATCTTTCCTAGGGGCCTTTGAAAAACCCATGATTATTTTTGGTTTAAACTTCATTTAAAAATGGTTATTTCGTATCTTGTAAGTATAATAACACCAATAAGATAACCATATAACAAGATGCAAAAACACAGCCAACTCAACCTTGCAGATCAGTTTTTTCACCCCGGTAAACAGAAAACCCGGACCGCTGAATTTTTGGATCGCATGAATCAGGTGATTGACTGGCAACGGCGATCTCAAGTTTCTAACGCAACAAGTTCGGTGAAAGCTTCTTTTGGTGATTGAAAGTCGATTATCTTTCTCGGGCGTTCATTGAGTTCATTTTCTACATGCTCAAATACCCAGTCGGGTACGTTGTTGAAATCGGTACCTTTCGGGAAATACTGACGCAGAAGTCCGTTGGTGTTTTCGTTGGTACCACGTTGCCAGGGACTGTGAGGATCACAGAAATAGACATTGGCCCTGGATAAAGCAGAGAACGATTCATGGTGGGTCAACTCTCTTCCCTGATCATAAGTCATCGATTTTCTGAGTCTCTCAGGCAAATTAGAAAGCCTGTTTGCAAAGCTCATGCATATATAATCGCTGCTATGGAAATCCAAAGGTACAAGAAGTGTTAATCGTGTTTTGCGTTCTACCAGGGTTCCCAAAGCACTTTGATTGTTTTTACCCATCATCAGATCTCCTTCCCAATGACCGGGAATCTGACGACCTTCAATGTCCTGTGGACGGTCATGTATACTGACCATATTGGGAATTTTGTTTTGCCCGCCAGGCTCTGTATTGCGACGTCCTCTTTTGCTTTTTTGCTGCCTGAGGCATTTAAGCAATGATTTTTTGAGTTCACCTCTCGGCAGGATAAAGATGAAATGATAAATCGATTCGTGTGAGATCTGCATATCCGGGCGGTGTGCGTAATTGCGGTTGAGGTACCCGCTTATTTGCTGAGGACTCCATTTCAATTTCAGCTTTTTCCGGACAACTTTCCATAGTTCAGGGTTCTTGCGAAGTTTATGTTGTTCTTTTCTTCTTCCAAGAGCTCGCTTCTGGCTGCTTCGCTGAGCATTATAGGCTGAATAACCGGTTTTCTTGCACTGATTGTTTCGAATCTCACGTGTGATTACGCTGCGATGACGACAAAGTTTTTTTGCAATTTGTGCCGGCTTGTAGTCCAGAAGAAGCAACGATGCGATTCGTTCACGATCATAGTGGGTGAGTCGTTTGTGTGTTTCCATAGCGCAAGATCTCCATTTGTTGGAAATGTTGCGTTAGAAACTTGAGACCGCCCTGCGATTAAATTTCCAGCAGAATTCATTCAGATAGTTCTGAAGAAACGGTGAATGTACACTATGATGAATTCCCATTATCACACGCTTGGCATTACTGATGGCCGTATGGACCCAGGGGAAGAGTTTACTGGTCCGTTTCGGATCATTGGATATGGTAACATGATGCCGGTCTACGTGTTGATCCAGTTTATTGTAACTCTTGTGGCCGTCAGTGTGTACCGTGGCCGCTGCATCTATTTTGGCAAGTGCCAGCGAGGCAACTTGTGCGGCGTTGATATTCGGAACTACATACATGGCCAGTTTACCGCATTTGCGGCCCTCCTTGCGATTTTTTCTGCGAAACTGGTTCTCGGTAGGCTCCGATTCTACAGCCACCAGAACCCCGGCCTTGCCGGTAGATCCGCGGCCGGCTTTATTGGGCTTTTGATGCGGATCACCGATCTCAAAAAAAGCGTCATCCAATTCAATATATCCGGCAAGCTGGTATTTTGCGTCGCGTTTGCCCATGACACTGCGGATTTTTTGAAGCATATACCAGACCGGTTCGTAACGGTTATGACCCAGTTGTCGTTGAAGTTCCAAAGCCGAAAAGCTTTTTTTGGTGGCCGTAACCAGATGGATGGTCATCAACCACATGCGGTAAGGCAGTTTGGACTGTTCCATGATCGTTCCGCTGCGCAGGCGCTGTCGCGCACCACATTGCTTGCATTGAAACGATACAATGGTTCGCTGCCAATAATGGTCGTCATGTCCGCATTTGCGGCAAATGACACCCTGTTTTTCCCGAAGCTGTTTAACAGCCATCATAGCGCTGTGCTCGTCGGGGAATCGTTCATTAAATTCCATCAAATTCATGATATGTGCCGATTTAATGTGAGTAATTGCAATAAATACACATATAACGCACATACATTCTGATTGTTATGGGTTACGGACAGTCATTTTTTGGAAAGTTTGGACAGCATTTTACTTTGCTTGCGTCGTGTATTGAGCAGTTGGTCGGCCAGACCGAGTTGTTGTGAGTTTTTCATTTTACCGGCGTTATATTGCAATTACATTGAACACCAATAAGTTACGAATTTTACTGCTCTTAATCACGAACGAGGTTTTGCAAAGCCTTCATATACGGATCATTATTATGCAATCTCCCCTTTTGTGAGGGCTGTTTTAATTTGTAATAAAGTTTCCCACGCAAAAAACCAGATCATTGAGACATACACCATTATGCCAATAGTAATAGATCCTACCAGCTGTATGGAACTACTCAGTACCATATTGCTTATAAGCTGAAAAACTAATACTACAATGACCATAACACATGAAGATGCAGCAGGAGTAGAAACTGCACTTATATAACTGAAAATACTATCAGTTAGCTGTTTATTAGCATAGATCTGGAAAATTACAGACTTATAAATTACATAACCTGAATAAGCTAGTAGTACTGCCAACATGCCTTCAGATGCGAACAAAAGCAATGTCAGAAAATAAATAGTATTTGTTGCTGCATCCAAATAGAATACTTGGTCGGGCTTGTTAACTGCATAGAGCAAGGATGTTGACACTGCTGTGGTAAGAATTAATAAAGATACAGCCACAGAAAAAACCTGAAATATGATAATACTGTCATTCCATTGCTCACCAAATAAAACGGGCACAAAAAGGTGCGCTGTTACAGCTATGCCAGCAAAAACCGGAAAAGCTCCAAATGCAATATATCTGCTAATTCTTTGGTAAGCAAAGCTCAGCTTTGGGGGTTGATTCTTTAGTTTAGTTAAAACTGGAAAAAGAACTTTTCCAAAAGACTGAGTCATTAAACTTCTAAACTTCTCCAACATATTCTTTCCAAAGTGGTAAATTCCTAATATTTCCGATGTTAGAAAATATCCTATCAGCACTTCATCCAGTCGTTTAGTTGCAAAACTCATAAGTTGCTTTGCCGAAACAAAAACTCCAAAACGCAAAAAGGGTATTAATTTTGAAGCTTTAAAATAAAAAGATATAGCAGCAGCTTTTAAGTAAATCGCTACGCCTGTAATAGCCAAGGTTGTCAGTGTTGCAGTCAAAATTTGAGCATAAATTACACCCAATACACCCCAATCTAAAACGAGGAAAAATGTGGTGAATCCCAAGTTCAACAGTGCTCTGGCAATTTCAATCAAAGACAAAAATTTGAAAAGCATCATTTTTTCCAAATAAGCACGAAACAATAAAGATGGCCCAGTTACTAAGACAATGATACATACTACTCTGAGATACTCTTCAAGAATAGGTAATGAAAAAAAACTAGCTATCAAAGGGGAAAAAAAGTACAACAATGCAGCCATGAAAATGCTAAGTAGCATGTTGAAATAAAAAAGAGTGGAGCTTTCCTGTATTGTAACTTCATCCCTTTGGATAATTGCCTGACTAATCCCAAAGCTTTCCATTAGTCTAAATAAACCGACAATGATGAGGATAACAGCAATGTAACCAAACTCCTCTGGAGAAAGAAAGCGAGCCTTGACTGTGAGTAAGGCCGGCCCGGTGATACCGACCAATACTGATTTCAAAGACGTCCATTTTACACTATTTATTACCTGTTTTTGTAATTGGGACAAATTCTAGTCGTTTACTCTTTTAAATGATGGTAATTGGTAACTATACTTATTGACTATTATAGAACAATATTATAAATCAATTCCCTCTCGCCCTATCGTAAAGCAAAATCGCATTCAGTAGTAGCGACACCGCTGGTGCAACGACCTGCACATAATCGCGAAATATTGGCCGGCGGCGGACCTGAAGTGATACCATGTCGTCGCCCTGTAGCTTGAATCCGCGCATGTCGGCAGGCACCGGTTCGTTATACCGGTACCGGAAATTGGTCACTTCCTCTTCGCCTGTTTCGGGATTGACACGTGAAATGGCTACTTCCAGACGGACTTCGGACCAGTCCAGAGTAGTTTCACCTGTCCGAAGACTGATCGGCCCGCGGGCATAGGAGATCAGCTCATGCACCGTGGTACCTCGCGGAACAATGTAGCGTCCCGGCGCACTGACATCCCCCCACAGACTCAGGGTGTCGGCAATCTCGCCCGGTTCGGCGATGCGAACCACCCCTTCGCCCAGACGGAACATCTGACTGGTGGGAGTTTCACGATCTGCACGAATCTGGGATTCGGCGATGCCCGGAAGGACAAGGACAAAGATGACAACGGTGGCAAGGATCTTGTTCATAAATGTATCGGATTGGGTATTTCGCTTTATCACTGTTTTTCGTCTTCCACGTAGGCGTTGTAGCTGGTGTACGCGTATTTGTAATAGGTGCTGGTGTAGTAATAGCCCGATGCTTTTTTCGGATCAAAGGCCATCATGACCGTGCCGATAATGTTGGCACGGATGCTCTGCAGGTTTTCAATGGTCTGATCGAAGTCGGCCAGGCGGGTCTGGTTGAACCGGGCCACCAGAATAATTCCGTCAACCTTGCTCATCAGCGGCGCTGCATCGGTAATGATGCCGTACGGCGGGGCATCTACCAGCACGTAGTCGTACCGGCTTTTCAGCGTGTCAATAAGGCCGGCAAGCTTGGCGCTGCGCGCCAGTCCGGACGGATTCGGCGTCTTCTTCCCGGCCGGCAGCACGTCGACCCCGTCTACCAAAGTCGGCTTGACAATCGTCTCCAACGGCTGCTCGTCGAACAGGTACTCCACCACACCCGGGCTGCCTTCCACCCCGTACTCACGGTGGATGCGCGGGCGACGGAAGTCGCAGTCGATCAGCACCACACTTTTGCCAGACTCGGCCAGGGTCACCGCCATGTTGGCCATCACCGTGGTCTTGCCTTCGGACTTGTTGGCGCTGGAAACACAGACCACCCGGTAGGGGTTGTCGGGCTGCGAATAGATCAGGTTACTTTGCAAACGGCGGTAGGCCTCGCTGGTGGGCGAAATGGAGTCCAGCAGCGTCACCAGGTCGGTCGACACCGTGTGCTCGCCCACTTTGGTCAGCGGCTTGCCGTTG
Proteins encoded:
- a CDS encoding IS3 family transposase; the protein is MKKSKHSETQILNMLSENEKGRKVSDLCREHGISQAAFYNWKSKYGGMQPNQLKKLKDMENELSQYKKMYAELAHQNHVLKDVCHRKKALRPAEKRELVDYARTEHKMSLRQACILFALSTSVYYYKAKRKPEDAEIRDKLAELAELHSQWGFWMMHYHLRENHHRWNHKRVYRIYTEMGLNLRRKYKKRLPARIKEPLVQPLELNMTWSMDFMSDGLECGRRFRTFNIIDDYNRESLNITLDTSINGKRVKRELDKLIGWRGTPERLRVDNGPEFLSDVLQQWGENHGIELVYIQAGKPSQNGYIERFNRTYRTEVLDNFAFETLDQARMLTLAWMWIYNNVRPHSSLGYRPPVRFLESRLGPGDFPTLQKDENLSYKSLVLTVAS
- a CDS encoding IS4 family transposase produces the protein MYSGKTIFAQLMDVVPKYEFQKIVKRHKGNNRVRKLTCREQFICMCFGQLTFRDSLRDITTTLNALDGKRYHMGLSHKVPLSTLSDANSNRPWQMYQDLALVLIEHARKLYGKDQPGLEKAKQVFALDSTTIDLCLSLFPWAQFHHGKGAIKMHALMDLQGSIPVFIHITDGRVHDVNILDDIAIQPGAIYIMDRGYIDFTRLFKIHRQGGKFVIRAKKNLKFYRKNSIPVKIQQGLKCDQSIRLISPKTRTEYPEILRRVHVIDKENNQDIVILTNIESATAEQVAAYYKQRWQIELFFKWIKQNLRIKAFYGNSINAVKTQIWTAVCTYMILIIIHKRFELSVTLHTMMQVLSVSLLEYMTFKELFLNPKLTESMASNANQLGLFDF
- a CDS encoding adenylyltransferase/cytidyltransferase family protein — protein: MIIGYTTGVFDLFHIGHLNILKKSKSQCDYLVVGVTTDRLAKERKGKKPVIPFEERLEIVKNISHVDQVVAQVNMDKLKAWEEIKFHKMFVGSDWKGTDKWNNLENKFAKRGVEIVYFPYTENTSSTILRKVLQHTLKENH
- a CDS encoding IS30 family transposase: METHKRLTHYDRERIASLLLLDYKPAQIAKKLCRHRSVITREIRNNQCKKTGYSAYNAQRSSQKRALGRRKEQHKLRKNPELWKVVRKKLKLKWSPQQISGYLNRNYAHRPDMQISHESIYHFIFILPRGELKKSLLKCLRQQKSKRGRRNTEPGGQNKIPNMVSIHDRPQDIEGRQIPGHWEGDLMMGKNNQSALGTLVERKTRLTLLVPLDFHSSDYICMSFANRLSNLPERLRKSMTYDQGRELTHHESFSALSRANVYFCDPHSPWQRGTNENTNGLLRQYFPKGTDFNNVPDWVFEHVENELNERPRKIIDFQSPKEAFTELVALET
- a CDS encoding IS1595 family transposase, giving the protein MCVICVFIAITHIKSAHIMNLMEFNERFPDEHSAMMAVKQLREKQGVICRKCGHDDHYWQRTIVSFQCKQCGARQRLRSGTIMEQSKLPYRMWLMTIHLVTATKKSFSALELQRQLGHNRYEPVWYMLQKIRSVMGKRDAKYQLAGYIELDDAFFEIGDPHQKPNKAGRGSTGKAGVLVAVESEPTENQFRRKNRKEGRKCGKLAMYVVPNINAAQVASLALAKIDAAATVHTDGHKSYNKLDQHVDRHHVTISNDPKRTSKLFPWVHTAISNAKRVIMGIHHSVHSPFLQNYLNEFCWKFNRRAVSSF
- a CDS encoding oligosaccharide flippase family protein; its protein translation is MKSVLVGITGPALLTVKARFLSPEEFGYIAVILIIVGLFRLMESFGISQAIIQRDEVTIQESSTLFYFNMLLSIFMAALLYFFSPLIASFFSLPILEEYLRVVCIIVLVTGPSLLFRAYLEKMMLFKFLSLIEIARALLNLGFTTFFLVLDWGVLGVIYAQILTATLTTLAITGVAIYLKAAAISFYFKASKLIPFLRFGVFVSAKQLMSFATKRLDEVLIGYFLTSEILGIYHFGKNMLEKFRSLMTQSFGKVLFPVLTKLKNQPPKLSFAYQRISRYIAFGAFPVFAGIAVTAHLFVPVLFGEQWNDSIIIFQVFSVAVSLLILTTAVSTSLLYAVNKPDQVFYLDAATNTIYFLTLLLFASEGMLAVLLAYSGYVIYKSVIFQIYANKQLTDSIFSYISAVSTPAASSCVMVIVVLVFQLISNMVLSSSIQLVGSITIGIMVYVSMIWFFAWETLLQIKTALTKGEIA